A portion of the Oxynema aestuarii AP17 genome contains these proteins:
- a CDS encoding DUF928 domain-containing protein: MKTKYLTYLKTFSLTLSLGLAASATLPGSIRPAATSPISGGSEGHESLVALGFKVPGVRASRRRTGGISRGTSECAGETISVTPVLPKVNQSELPDDRIEVESTVNSNPTFFVHVSETPVKEAEFALETEAGETLYEEQMTLRGEPGIIGLTLPEGHSLEPDMAYHWFFAVICDTKDRSADVFVDGWVKRVEPDAELSERLDAAEERELPEVYAQAGIWTDTLSELAELRATHPQEVKFEQDWKTLLESVGLDNIADEPLLSESTKVE; the protein is encoded by the coding sequence ATGAAGACTAAATATCTTACCTATCTCAAAACATTTTCACTGACCTTGTCCCTCGGATTGGCCGCCAGTGCGACCCTTCCCGGGAGCATTCGTCCCGCCGCGACTTCCCCAATCTCCGGGGGGAGTGAGGGTCATGAAAGCCTGGTCGCTTTGGGCTTTAAAGTCCCCGGCGTGCGAGCTTCCCGTCGGCGTACCGGGGGGATTTCTCGGGGAACGAGCGAATGCGCCGGAGAAACGATTTCGGTGACCCCGGTATTGCCGAAAGTCAATCAAAGCGAACTGCCCGACGATCGCATTGAAGTCGAATCGACCGTCAATTCCAATCCGACCTTTTTCGTCCATGTCAGCGAAACTCCTGTAAAAGAAGCGGAATTTGCATTAGAAACTGAAGCCGGGGAAACCCTGTACGAAGAACAAATGACGTTAAGGGGAGAACCGGGCATTATCGGCCTTACGCTTCCAGAAGGTCACTCTTTAGAACCGGATATGGCGTATCACTGGTTTTTTGCCGTGATTTGCGATACCAAAGACCGTTCGGCGGACGTGTTTGTTGATGGTTGGGTCAAGCGGGTCGAACCCGATGCGGAATTATCCGAACGTCTAGACGCTGCCGAAGAACGCGAATTGCCCGAAGTTTACGCTCAAGCGGGGATCTGGACCGATACCCTCAGCGAACTCGCCGAATTACGGGCGACGCATCCGCAAGAGGTCAAATTCGAGCAAGACTGGAAAACACTGCTCGAATCGGTCGGTCTAGACAATATAGCCGACGAACCGCTTTTAAGTGAATCGACGAAAGTTGAATAA
- a CDS encoding MinD/ParA family ATP-binding protein: MSKIISIHSFRGGTGKSNTTANLAATVARWGHRVGIVDTDIQSPGIHVLFGFDDKSMTHSLNDYLWGKCTIEDTAYDVSSVLREAQTPKSKIYLIPSSIKAGDITKVLREGVDFGLLSDGFYELIEELQLDYLFIDTHPGINEETLLSLTISDVLLVVLRPDRQDFQGTAVTVEVARKLAVPKMFLIVNKALQSFDFDALKVEVEKTYKAPVAAILPHSEDMIQLASSGIFCLNYPKHPLSQQIETIAQLAIG; encoded by the coding sequence ATGTCCAAAATTATCTCGATTCACTCGTTCCGAGGGGGAACTGGAAAGTCCAACACCACCGCCAATCTCGCCGCCACCGTCGCCCGTTGGGGACATCGCGTGGGGATTGTAGACACGGATATTCAATCTCCCGGAATTCACGTGTTGTTCGGTTTCGACGACAAAAGCATGACCCATTCCCTCAATGACTACCTGTGGGGGAAATGCACCATCGAAGATACCGCCTACGACGTCAGCAGCGTCTTGCGGGAGGCTCAAACGCCGAAAAGCAAAATCTATCTGATTCCGTCGAGTATCAAAGCCGGAGATATTACGAAAGTGCTGCGCGAAGGGGTCGATTTCGGACTGCTCAGCGATGGCTTTTACGAACTGATCGAAGAACTCCAACTCGATTATCTGTTCATCGATACCCACCCGGGAATTAACGAAGAAACTTTACTGTCTCTGACGATTTCCGATGTCTTGCTCGTCGTCTTGCGACCCGATCGCCAGGACTTCCAAGGCACCGCCGTCACCGTGGAAGTGGCACGGAAATTGGCCGTTCCCAAAATGTTTTTAATTGTCAATAAAGCCTTGCAAAGCTTCGATTTTGATGCCCTCAAAGTCGAAGTCGAAAAAACCTACAAAGCTCCGGTAGCCGCGATTTTGCCCCATTCCGAAGATATGATCCAACTCGCCAGTAGTGGGATTTTCTGCCTCAACTACCCGAAACATCCGTTGAGTCAGCAGATCGAAACCATTGCCCAATTGGCGATCGGCTAA
- a CDS encoding CHASE2 domain-containing protein: MIAQLTEKIRATIAHPKSLGQAAVGFGGTVILASFGVAAVVVGVRQVGGLESFELQAYDRLMRSRPDPGPDERLLVVEISEDDIRAQNEYPISDATMAAMLNQLVADEARAIGIDILRDVPIGTGREQLVKVLSENDNIIAACKLSSEAEPQGVPAAPSVPEERIGFADLPVDRDVTIRRTILVSTPIVGPQTEIVKPHLCNYPDPENQLPSLSFSLALMYLQGEGVEVALAENGQDLVLGDAVLKRLGDRSGGYAQTGATDYQLMLNYRSGDNAIEQVKLTDLIEGRVDPETIRDRVVLAGYTASTANDDFATPYSAGSQDRVEMPGVVIHAQATSQLIAAALDGRPLIWYWSQWGEILWIFLWALVGGSLAWAIRRPWVLGVATVGGLAILYGVSYALFLQAGWIPFVPPAIALLGSVGGVVAIDRFNKSAYGQAVIQGVKGFLKIDIEIDQEKKEEQVAEITESDYFKNLQEKAHQLRAQKHQPRSRGDRHLADDGETSETEAATTETDGEEDYFAQLQQRGQQFKHDRPETQPQESAATGDREDGDSEDGDGDDYFAQLRQRSQNLKRDNPDRPES; this comes from the coding sequence ATGATTGCTCAGTTAACTGAAAAAATTCGGGCGACGATCGCCCATCCTAAATCCCTAGGTCAAGCGGCAGTTGGATTTGGGGGAACCGTGATTCTGGCCAGCTTCGGCGTCGCCGCCGTGGTCGTCGGGGTGCGACAAGTGGGCGGGTTGGAATCGTTCGAGTTACAAGCCTACGATCGCCTGATGCGATCGCGTCCGGATCCCGGACCGGACGAGCGCTTACTCGTGGTGGAAATTAGCGAAGACGACATCCGCGCCCAAAACGAATATCCGATTTCCGATGCCACAATGGCGGCGATGTTAAATCAATTGGTCGCCGACGAAGCCCGGGCGATCGGAATTGATATTTTACGCGACGTTCCCATCGGGACGGGTCGGGAACAATTAGTCAAAGTTCTCAGCGAAAACGACAATATTATTGCGGCGTGCAAACTCAGTTCCGAAGCCGAACCGCAAGGGGTTCCCGCCGCGCCGAGTGTCCCGGAAGAGCGGATCGGTTTTGCCGATTTGCCCGTGGACCGCGACGTGACCATCCGCCGCACCATTTTAGTTTCGACGCCCATTGTCGGTCCGCAAACCGAGATCGTCAAACCACATTTGTGCAACTATCCCGATCCGGAAAATCAACTACCCTCCCTCTCGTTCAGTTTGGCGTTGATGTACCTGCAAGGGGAAGGGGTCGAAGTCGCCTTAGCCGAAAACGGGCAAGATTTAGTCTTGGGTGACGCCGTTCTCAAACGCTTGGGCGATCGCTCCGGAGGCTACGCCCAAACCGGGGCGACGGACTACCAACTGATGCTCAATTACCGTTCCGGAGACAACGCGATCGAACAAGTCAAGTTAACCGACTTGATCGAAGGGCGGGTCGATCCCGAAACCATCCGCGATCGCGTCGTTTTAGCCGGATATACCGCCAGTACCGCCAATGACGACTTCGCCACCCCCTACAGCGCCGGAAGTCAGGATCGGGTCGAAATGCCCGGAGTCGTCATCCACGCCCAAGCCACCAGCCAACTGATCGCCGCCGCCCTCGACGGGCGCCCTTTAATCTGGTATTGGAGTCAGTGGGGAGAAATCCTCTGGATCTTCCTATGGGCGTTAGTCGGCGGCAGTTTAGCCTGGGCGATTCGGCGTCCTTGGGTGTTGGGGGTCGCCACCGTGGGCGGATTGGCCATTTTGTACGGCGTCAGTTACGCCCTCTTTTTACAAGCGGGATGGATCCCGTTCGTCCCCCCCGCGATCGCCTTACTCGGCAGTGTGGGCGGCGTCGTCGCGATCGATCGCTTCAATAAGAGCGCCTACGGTCAAGCGGTGATTCAAGGGGTCAAAGGCTTCTTAAAAATCGATATCGAAATCGACCAAGAGAAAAAAGAAGAACAAGTCGCCGAAATTACCGAAAGCGACTATTTTAAAAACCTGCAAGAAAAAGCGCACCAACTGCGCGCCCAAAAACACCAACCGCGCAGCCGTGGCGATCGCCATTTAGCCGACGACGGCGAAACGAGCGAAACCGAAGCCGCCACCACCGAAACCGATGGCGAAGAGGACTATTTCGCCCAACTGCAACAACGGGGTCAACAATTCAAACACGACCGTCCCGAAACTCAGCCCCAGGAAAGTGCAGCGACAGGGGATAGGGAAGACGGCGACAGCGAAGACGGCGACGGCGACGATTATTTCGCCCAACTGCGCCAGCGCAGCCAAAACCTGAAGCGGGATAACCCCGATCGCCCGGAATCGTAA
- a CDS encoding COG1470 family protein — protein MSHHPFQPPANAPDPDPPGEDKGLSLAQILELPDRERRIVNTILRHKDCTLHELAATLGEPETTLQPEVDTLLRQGWIAESEREGQFHYTVQLSAKRGIDLPSALDCLGEIPEGRATPAEEPCWVAVGPQEEVVARAGDRVELRVSATNRGGRNAAIEAILAETSAIPENWCSSREERLALGPGYSGELVFEIAVPVEAIAGIYPYAIVVSASEHYPEQPPARLVGQLRVLEDNL, from the coding sequence ATGAGCCACCATCCATTTCAACCGCCAGCGAACGCACCCGACCCAGACCCGCCCGGCGAAGACAAAGGTCTGAGTTTGGCGCAGATCCTGGAACTGCCCGACCGAGAACGGCGCATCGTCAATACTATTTTGCGCCATAAAGATTGCACGCTCCACGAACTCGCCGCCACCTTGGGAGAGCCGGAAACGACCCTGCAGCCCGAAGTCGATACCCTCTTGCGTCAGGGTTGGATTGCCGAAAGCGAACGGGAAGGGCAGTTTCACTACACCGTGCAGTTGAGCGCCAAACGGGGGATCGATCTGCCCTCCGCTTTGGACTGTCTCGGCGAGATCCCCGAAGGTCGTGCCACTCCGGCGGAGGAACCGTGCTGGGTTGCCGTCGGACCGCAAGAGGAGGTCGTCGCCAGGGCGGGCGATCGCGTCGAACTGCGGGTGAGCGCGACGAACCGAGGTGGCCGAAATGCGGCGATCGAAGCGATTTTAGCCGAAACTTCCGCCATTCCGGAAAATTGGTGTAGCTCCCGAGAAGAACGCCTCGCCCTCGGACCGGGATACAGTGGGGAACTGGTGTTCGAGATCGCGGTTCCCGTCGAGGCGATCGCCGGAATTTACCCTTACGCGATCGTCGTCAGCGCCAGCGAGCATTACCCGGAACAGCCCCCCGCGCGCTTGGTCGGTCAGCTTCGCGTTCTCGAAGACAACCTTTGA